GGCGGCGCTGGACCTGCCGCTCTATCGCTACCTGGGCGGCGTCAGCGCGGCTACGCTGCCGGTGCCGATGATGAATATCCTCAACGGTGGCAAGCACGCCGAAAACTCCACCGATCTGCAAGAGTTTATGATCCTGCCAACGGGCGCGACCTCGATGAGCGAAGCGGTGCGCATGTGCGCGGAGGTCTATCACGCGCTGAAGCAGGTGCTGCATGATCGCAAGCTGAATACCAATGTCGGCGACGAGGGCGGCTTCGCGCCGTCGCTGGGGTCCAACCGCGAGGCGCTGGAAGTGATTCTGCGAGCGATTGAGGCGGCGGGCTACAAGCCCGGCACAGACATACATATGGGGATGGACCCGGCAGCCAGCGAGCTATACGACAACGGCAAATATGTGCTGGCGCGCGAGGGGCGCACGCTCAGCGCCAGCGAACTGATCGATCTCTATGAAAAGTGGGTCGCGGAATATCCGATTATCAGCATAGAGGATGGGCTGGCCGAGGATGATTGGGAAGGCTTCGCGCTGCTGACGCAGCGGCTGGGCGGCAAGATTCAGATTATGGGCGATGACCTGTTCGTCACCAACCCGGAGCGCCTGGGGCGCGGTATCCGCGAGGGCGTCTGCAACTCCATTCTCATCAAGCTCAATCAGATTGGCACACT
This genomic window from Ktedonobacterales bacterium contains:
- the eno gene encoding phosphopyruvate hydratase; this translates as MSVSDETVIQDIVAREILDSRGNPTVEVMVTLLGGAVGIAGVPSGASTGAYEAVELRDGDKSRYGGKGVLKAVKNVNEAINDAVTGLDALNQVALDETLLELDGTLNKESLGANAILGASLAISKAAAAALDLPLYRYLGGVSAATLPVPMMNILNGGKHAENSTDLQEFMILPTGATSMSEAVRMCAEVYHALKQVLHDRKLNTNVGDEGGFAPSLGSNREALEVILRAIEAAGYKPGTDIHMGMDPAASELYDNGKYVLAREGRTLSASELIDLYEKWVAEYPIISIEDGLAEDDWEGFALLTQRLGGKIQIMGDDLFVTNPERLGRGIREGVCNSILIKLNQIGTLTETLAAIEMAKRARYTAVVSHRSGETEDMTIADLVVATNTGQIKAGAPARSERVAKYNRLLAIEQELGRAARYAGMEAFYNLRR